The sequence below is a genomic window from Sulfuracidifex metallicus DSM 6482 = JCM 9184.
CTCCCTCTGAAGAGGCTGGAAATCCTGCCTCTATGACGTCCACGCCCATATCAGCTAGACGTCTAGCTATCTTTACCTTTTGCTCCACAGTCAAATCTATACCGGGAGCCTGCTCACCATCCCTTAACGTTGTATCAAAAATTCTAACCGTGGAGAATACGCATCCCTTTATGCACCAATCTTTGTAATTACTTATACCATTTAAATCTTCTGTTATGGAGAGCTATATCGAATCGGAATTTTTACAGAGATTTTCAGGCGTCGAGCTAGATTAGTAGACAAATTGTTTTCCCTTTTTAAAAGAGAGTAAAACATTTTCTGTATTGATATTTCTTAGATTAGTCCAGAAAACTGCAGAATTTCTTTTGCAATTTTGAGTTTAATTTTCTTTCTTTCCGATAAAGGTATGTCATCGAGAAGATATGGCTTAGAATACATTCCTATTTTCTCGTCATCGAAATCCATTCCATAAAGGCTAACTTTCCTCGCTTTGGCAATCAATGCTAAGAGCGCAGCTCTGTCTCCGTCTGTGAATCCTCCATACATTTTCGTTCTGCCTAATTGAAAACCTTGACATGTCCCTACCATCTTTTTCATTTCTATTACCATATCAATGGATGGAATGTTATCTCCGTGAGCATGAACAACGTAAAATGAAGATCCGTTTATCTTCGTAATTCCATCCAGATCGGTTACAATGATATCCGGCGTCCTAACGTAACTTTCAAGATATCTAGAAGCTCCATCAGCGGCAACTATAATTTCTTCCTTTAGATCCTTTACTTTCCTAAGAGATGGACCAGCACCCACTATAGCTACGTCTCTATCTCTCATTAGAGAAAAAAGTTCCTCCTCTAGGTCATCTTGTATAAACAAGTTTAACTTCTCACAAGCTCGATAATCGTCCTTTTCATTAATTTGCAGGTACATTCTAATTCTTCCATAGAATGCTATCCAGAACGCCTTATCTTGAAATAAACCTGATCACCATCTACTTTTAGCACTTCAATCCCCATTTTTCTTATTTCTTCAAAATAAGGATTTTTCCTTGATATCTTAAAAGTTGTACCCTTAACATAAAATATCGCGTCCATTACGTCAGAGGAACAAGTGTCAGAATCGAGGTCAATTATGGAACTCATCAAATATCACGCTAACCTCATCAAATAAATTGGTAATTTGATTAAGCAGTATTTCTGCTTCCTTGTGTCTTATGATAACTGAAGGTGTCTTGAGGGAAGCTTCGTCTATCATGGTTGAAGGATAGAGTTTGGCTTCAATTTCTTGCAATTTTTCAATTAAAGACGAAGTTTTTTGGTCTAGTTGTCTGCTCCTTTTCACGTAATTTAAGGCTAACGCGTTTCCCTTGTCGGATCTTGTGTAAACTCCGTATAAGGACATGATCACTTTAGATAGGTTTTCTACAGTTTCATAAAGTCTTATTGCCGTATAGAGCAAATCTCCTTCATCAAATGCTAATTTTGATTCCTTCAGAGTTCTAGTTGCCCTCAAAAGGAACTCCGATGCAGACTCACTGTTGTTCAATCTCAACTACCTCTCCTTTCTTGATCTCTGCTATATCTAAAATTTTCATGTTTCCTTCATCTATAATTTTAGCTGAAGATGAAAACAATCCCTCTGGATCATATACAACTTTTCCTACCTTAGAAGCGTAACTTAGATAGGGTATGCCGTATTTCACTTCTTTGTCGGAAAAAATTATCATCTCCAAGTGGCATCCTTCATTTAGTTCTACTTCTTTTAAGGCTCTCCTCATGAAGAACCAAGATATTTCACCTCTAGATGTAAACGATATTCCAGATACTTCCTTTAGGACAATAATCAGAGTAGATCCTTCCAAGTCTATCAAAGCTCCTTTGAAGGTCTTTCCGTACCACGACATCATGTCGGTTAATATTTTATCGGCTAAATGCAGGACTTGCTCCATATTTAATACTGACAACGTAGAGTTATAAGTGTGAACTCGGCTGAGAAGACTTTCATCGAAAATACTCCCAGAATGAAGATAGACCTAGTTGATGAGGAAGTGCCTTGCTCGACAGAATGTCTAAGGAGAACTAACCTTAGTGAGGCACTAGCAGACGAGTCATTTAGGGAACAAGTGGAGATACTTGATAGCATAATATCCTTGATCCAAGATAACGTCATTTCCTTAAAGAATAAGGTGGAGGACCAACTTTTCCATCTCGGAGTAGATGTAGATAATACGACCTACGCTATTTACAGATTGGTGGAAGAAGGAGGTGATCTAATTTTCGGTTCCGATTATCTAAAGTATAACGAAAGGATAATCTTTCAGGGAGATTTCAATAGCCTTAACACAGTCTACAAGAAGATTTCTTCCATGAGGGAAGATCAGGACGTGAAGTCCTTGTGTGATCAGATTCGAAACTTAACTGAGGCTACGTGGAGACATGTTAACAAAAACTTAAGAAGGATGTTCGAAGGGGGTACTTAAATGAAAATCAAGATAGGTATAGAAGGATTTACGATAGACTCAGCACATTACACTCCATCTTCACCAGGTAATGAGCAGATTCACGGTCATACCTACGAATTGACGGTGGAAGTTCAGGGGAATGTAGATGAGAAAAGTGGATTCGTAATAGACTTTGACATTCTGAGGGAAGTGATTTACAACGTCGTAAAGGAATATGACCATAAAATAATAATTC
It includes:
- a CDS encoding DUF115 domain-containing protein is translated as MYLQINEKDDYRACEKLNLFIQDDLEEELFSLMRDRDVAIVGAGPSLRKVKDLKEEIIVAADGASRYLESYVRTPDIIVTDLDGITKINGSSFYVVHAHGDNIPSIDMVIEMKKMVGTCQGFQLGRTKMYGGFTDGDRAALLALIAKARKVSLYGMDFDDEKIGMYSKPYLLDDIPLSERKKIKLKIAKEILQFSGLI
- a CDS encoding 6-carboxytetrahydropterin synthase — translated: MKIKIGIEGFTIDSAHYTPSSPGNEQIHGHTYELTVEVQGNVDEKSGFVIDFDILREVIYNVVKEYDHKIIIPRKDISSVELKGPFSVLTKTIDHPFATVEYIGQDIAKEIYEKLEKKFNITLRISEGKDSYAVIEYP